The Acomys russatus chromosome 1, mAcoRus1.1, whole genome shotgun sequence genome has a window encoding:
- the LOC127203473 gene encoding 40S ribosomal protein S15a-like, which produces MVHMSVLADALTSINNAEKRGKHQVLIRPCSKVIVRFLTVMMNHGYIGEFEIIDDHRAGKIVVNLTGRLNKCGVISPGFDVQLKDLEKWQNNLLPSHQFGFIVLTTSAGIMDHEEARRKHTGGKILGFFF; this is translated from the coding sequence ATGGTGCACATGAGTGTCCTGGCAGATGCTCTCACGAGCATCAACAACGCCGAGAAGAGAGGCAAACACCAGGTCCTCATCAGGCCATGCTCCAAAGTCATCGTCCGCTTCCTGACTGTGATGATGAACCATGGCTACATCGGTGAATTTGAGATTATTGATgaccacagagctgggaaaatTGTTGTGAACCTCACAGGCAGGCTGAACAAGTGTGGCGTGATCAGCCCTGGATTTGATGTGCAACTTAAGGACCTAGAAAAATGGCAGAACAATCTGCTCCCGTCCCATCAGTTTGGCTTCATTGTACTGACAACCTCAGCCGGCATCATGGACCATGAAGAAGCAAGACGAaaacacacaggagggaaaatcctgggattctttttctag
- the LOC127203652 gene encoding cytochrome c oxidase subunit 7A-related protein, mitochondrial: protein MYYKFSGFTQKLAGAWASEAYNPQGLKPVSTEAPPIIFATPTKLTSSVTAYDYAGKNKVPELQKFFQKADGVPIHLKRGLPDQMLYRTTMALTVGGTIYCLIALYMASQPKNK from the exons ATGTACTACAAGTTTAGCGGTTTCACGCAGAAGTTGGCTGGAGCTTGGGCTTCGGAAGCCTATAATCCGCAG GGCTTGAAGCCGGTGTCCACAGAAGCGCCGCCCATCATCTTTGCCACTCCAACTAAACTGACCTCCAGTGTGACAGCGTATGATTATGCCGGGAAGAACAAAGTTCCAGAGCTGCAGAAATTCTTCCAG AAGGCTGACGGTGTGCCCATCCACCTGAAACGAGGCCTTCCTGACCAAATGCTTTACCGGACCACTATGGCTCTGACTGTGGGAGGGACTATCTACTGCCTGATCGCCCTCTACATGGCTTCGCAGCCCAAAAACAAATGA